One genomic window of Salvelinus alpinus chromosome 9, SLU_Salpinus.1, whole genome shotgun sequence includes the following:
- the LOC139584503 gene encoding NAD-dependent protein deacetylase sirtuin-3, with protein MSKARSSWDKRAPQGPALTRVTRSSTPQAWHTEPPQPQDSGPGPHGTQQRKQTDSALPLAQDLSQMSVSGQDTSLPRKGRVSKGSSGPIQGDLSSSGSKPTQSYPSRPAMNPSPRGGLAAVSRLVKLGRCKNVVVVAGAGISTASGIPDFRTPGTGLYANLAKYNIPYPEAIFNIEYFSNDPRPFFSLAKELYPGSHRPNYIHYFIHMLHHKGLLLRMYTQNIDGLEKISGIPDEKLVEAHGSFATASCHLCYTSFPAQEAKSAIMSDKVPVCTFCQATVKPDIVFFGEDLPEKYFLHSKDFPKADLLIIMGTSLQIEPFASLVNTVRSTVPRLLLNRDAVGPFQKVPLRRGDYIELGDLVDTVRRFAEFLGWHSEIQDLMTSQENGTIPTLVSSVPVSNVSSGRGREGPTQIKATGLGRRGASEPRGRLPPKSRPGARGPTNGSSESDSESDSKSIVSSSPSK; from the exons ATGAGCAAGGCCAGATCCAGCTGGGACAAGAGGGCCCCCCAGGGGCCTGCCCTCACCAGGGTGACCCGTAGCTCCACCCCCCAGGCCTGGCACACAGAGCCACCCCAACCCCAGGACTCTGGGCCTGGCCCACATGGGACCCAGCAGAGGAAGCAGACAGACTCAGCCCTACCCCTGGCCCAGGACCTCAGTCAAATGAGTGTGAGTGGACAGGACACCTCACTACCACG GAAAGGGAGGGTGTCTAAGGGCAGCAGTGGCCCCATCCAGGGGGACCTGTCGTCCTCTGGCTCTAAGCCCACACAGAGCTACCCCTCTAGGCCGGCAATGAATCCCTCTCCCCGGGGAGGCCTGGCTGCTGTGTCTCGACTGGTGAAACTGGGCCGCTGTAAGAACGTGGTGGTGGTGGCCGGCGCAGGCATCAGTACGGCCAGCGGTATCCCAGACTTTAG GACCCCGGGCACAGGGCTGTACGCCAACTTGGCCAAGTACAACATCCCCTACCCGGAGGCCATCTTCAACATCGAGTACTTCTCCAATGACCCTCGCCCCTTCTTCTCCCTCGCCAAGGAGTTGTACCCAGGCAGCCACCGACCAAACTACATCCACTACTTCATCCACATGCTGCACCACAAGGGCCTGCTGCTCCGCATGTACACCCAGAACATTGACGGCCTGGAGAAGA TAAGTGGCATCCCAGACGAGAAGCTGGTGGAGGCTCATGGGAGTTTTGCAACTGCTTCCTGTCACCTGTGCTACACCTCATTCCCTGCCCAGGAGGCCAAG AGTGCCATAATGAGTGACAAGGTCCCGGTCTGTACATTCTGCCAGGCCACGGTCAAACCGGACATAGTGTTCTTTGGAGAGGACCTTCCTGAGAAGTACTTCCTGCATTCTAAAGACTTCCCTAAAGCTGACCTGCTCATCATCATGGGCACGTCTTTACAG ATCGAGCCCTTTGCCAGCCTGGTGAACACAGTGAGGTCCACGGTTCCGCGGCTGCTCCTGAACCGGGACGCAGTGGGTCCCTTTCAGAAGGTGCCCCTGAGGAGGGGCGACTACATAGAGCTGGGGGACCTGGTGGACACGGTCAGGAGGTTTGCTGAATTCCTAGGGTGGCATTCCGAGATCCAAGACCTGATGACCAGTCAGGAAAATGGG ACCATCCCTACTCTGGTAAGCAGTGTTCCAGTAAGCAATGTTTCATCAGGAAGGGGCCGAGAAGGGCCCACCCAGATCAAAGCCACTGGCCTGGGGAGGAGAGGGGCGTCGGAGCCCCGAGGAAGGTTGCCCCCTAAGTCCAGGCCAGGGGCCCGGGGCCCCACCAACGGCAGCAGTGAGAGCGACTCCGAGTCAGACAGCAAGAGCATAGTTTCATCCAGCCCAAGTAAATGA